One Actinomycetospora corticicola genomic window, TCGAGGCCACGCGGGCGGTCGGGGCGGTCGAGACCAACGACACCGGCGTGCTCTACCCGCCGCCGGCCTGGCACCTCATGGGGACCTGTCGGATGGGCAACGACCCGCAGGACTCGGTGCTCAACAAGTGGTGCCAGACGTGGGACCTGCCGAACCTGTTCGTCGTCGATGGCTCCACGCTCACCACCGGTGGCGCGGTCAACCCGACCTCGACGATCGGTGCCCTCGCGGTGCGGGCCGGCGAGTACATCAAGCGGAACTACGACCACATCACGACGCAGAGGACGACGCCGTCGAACGCGGACGCGCCGGACATGTGAGCTGCGCTCAGGTGAGCACTCAGTGGGGTCATCGCCCCACTCAGTGCTCACGAGGCCGCAGGCCACACCACGTAGGGTCATCCGGGTGACGTACGAGGTGACCCAGGACGACACCGCGCAGGCGCTCGGCAGCGGGGACGTCCCCGTGCTCGGCACCCCCCGACTGATCGCCTGGCTCGAGGCGGCGACGGTCGAGGCGGCGCGGTCGAGGATCGCGGAGAGCCAGACCACGGTCGGCACGGCGGTCCGGGTCAAGCACCGTCGCCCCACCCGCGTCGGCGGCAGCATCACCACCACCGCGAAGCTCACGGCCGGGCCGGACGAGAAGGGGCGTCTCTCCTTCTCGGTGTCCGCGGTCGA contains:
- a CDS encoding thioesterase family protein yields the protein MTYEVTQDDTAQALGSGDVPVLGTPRLIAWLEAATVEAARSRIAESQTTVGTAVRVKHRRPTRVGGSITTTAKLTAGPDEKGRLSFSVSAVDHDGSTVADGEIDRVIVERMGAFGS